From one Fibrobacter sp. genomic stretch:
- a CDS encoding TIGR02147 family protein — MAEQRKQKKVFEYMDYRAFLKDYYNQKKEANSAFSLRVFSDKIGFKAKDFISRVMNGEKNLSTQSIPKVASGLRLGKHETEFFISLVEFNQAETTEERDEAFNKMQAVLKVVRFAEKQHLLGHAQYMVYSHPRHLFIRSLIGMFGFNGDYATLAKQVHPSITVDEAKQSVKLLEECQLIKKGEDGNYVLSENAITTGDRTSKLALRGYHQKCLKMGADSIDRDPPSKRHISGLTLGISQEGYDRIVERINAFRKEIALIAEEDEGSDKVFQMEFAMFQVGGKNDKST, encoded by the coding sequence ATGGCTGAACAGAGAAAACAGAAAAAAGTCTTCGAATACATGGATTACCGTGCATTCTTGAAGGACTATTATAACCAGAAAAAGGAGGCCAATTCTGCCTTCTCTCTGCGTGTTTTCTCCGATAAGATCGGTTTCAAGGCAAAGGATTTCATTAGCCGCGTCATGAACGGCGAAAAGAACCTTTCCACCCAGAGCATTCCGAAAGTCGCTTCTGGCCTTCGCCTGGGCAAGCACGAAACCGAATTTTTCATCAGCCTCGTTGAATTTAACCAAGCCGAGACAACGGAAGAACGTGACGAAGCCTTCAACAAGATGCAGGCCGTTCTCAAGGTTGTCCGCTTTGCCGAAAAGCAGCATCTGCTGGGCCACGCCCAGTACATGGTCTACTCTCACCCCCGCCACCTGTTCATCAGAAGCCTTATCGGCATGTTCGGCTTCAACGGGGACTACGCCACCTTGGCAAAGCAAGTCCACCCCAGCATCACTGTCGATGAAGCCAAGCAGTCTGTAAAGCTCTTGGAAGAATGCCAGTTGATCAAGAAGGGCGAAGACGGCAATTACGTTTTAAGTGAAAATGCAATCACCACCGGTGATCGCACTTCCAAGCTGGCCCTCCGCGGATACCATCAGAAGTGCCTGAAGATGGGCGCCGACTCCATCGACCGCGACCCGCCCAGCAAACGTCATATCTCGGGCCTCACCCTGGGCATCAGCCAGGAAGGCTATGACCGCATCGTGGAACGAATCAATGCATTCCGCAAGGAAATCGCCCTCATTGCCGAAGAAGACGAAGGCAGCGACAAGGTTTTCCAGATGGAATTCGCCATGTTCCAGGTGGGCGGAAAAAACGACAAAAGCACCTAG
- a CDS encoding TIGR04133 family radical SAM/SPASM protein yields MHLNLKKRLALEFYRHYRHNEVATHPLTYFFWECTLRCNLHCLHCGSDCMKDAIPDMPREDFMKVLDSLAPHIDPKHFMVVITGGEPLMRPDLVECGMEIKKRGYPWGMVSNALAMSPEKYKALLGAGLRSLTISLDGLHDSHNHFRGSEFSFDNALRAIKMAANTPGLTFDVMTCVNRENLPELPEIRELLTAIGVKRWRIATVFPKGRAANNPIFKLPDNEFKQVFDFIRETKMQGRINVNYGCEGFLGSYEKEARNYPFFCRAGVNVSSVLANGDISACPSLRGDYIQGNIYKDDLWDVWQNRYQIMRDRSWTRTGDCKKCKYWRYCEGSSLHLRDEKSGELMYCHVKRLQHAMDMEREAAKQAK; encoded by the coding sequence TTGCATTTGAATCTTAAAAAGCGTCTCGCTCTTGAATTTTATCGTCATTACCGTCATAACGAAGTGGCAACCCACCCGCTGACTTATTTCTTCTGGGAATGTACTTTGCGCTGCAATTTGCACTGCCTTCACTGCGGTAGCGACTGCATGAAGGACGCTATTCCCGATATGCCCCGCGAAGATTTTATGAAGGTGCTGGATTCCCTGGCTCCTCATATCGACCCGAAGCACTTTATGGTGGTGATTACCGGCGGTGAACCGCTGATGCGCCCCGACCTGGTGGAATGCGGTATGGAAATCAAGAAGCGTGGCTATCCCTGGGGCATGGTTTCCAATGCTCTTGCCATGTCTCCTGAAAAGTACAAGGCCTTGCTTGGTGCCGGCCTCCGTAGCTTGACGATCAGTTTGGACGGTCTTCACGACAGCCATAATCATTTCCGCGGTTCTGAATTCAGTTTTGACAACGCCCTTCGCGCCATCAAGATGGCCGCAAACACTCCGGGCCTTACCTTCGATGTGATGACTTGCGTGAACCGCGAAAACCTTCCGGAACTTCCTGAAATTCGCGAGTTGCTTACGGCCATTGGCGTAAAGCGTTGGCGTATTGCAACGGTGTTCCCCAAGGGTCGCGCCGCCAACAATCCCATTTTCAAGTTGCCGGATAACGAGTTCAAGCAGGTCTTTGACTTTATCCGCGAAACCAAGATGCAAGGCAGAATCAATGTCAACTATGGTTGCGAAGGGTTCCTGGGCAGTTATGAAAAGGAAGCGCGCAATTATCCCTTCTTCTGCCGTGCCGGCGTAAACGTCAGCTCCGTTCTTGCCAACGGTGATATTTCCGCCTGCCCAAGCCTTCGTGGCGACTACATCCAGGGCAACATCTACAAGGATGACCTTTGGGATGTATGGCAGAACCGTTACCAGATTATGCGTGACCGCAGCTGGACTCGTACTGGCGACTGCAAGAAGTGCAAGTACTGGCGTTATTGTGAAGGTTCCAGCCTTCATCTCCGTGATGAAAAGAGCGGCGAATTGATGTACTGCCACGTAAAACGCCTGCAGCATGCTATGGATATGGAACGTGAGGCTGCAAAACAGGCAAAGTAG
- a CDS encoding M6 family metalloprotease domain-containing protein → MNSSKITTVFSVALLGLNAAFADPMDPRPYTYDNHGETVTLQNVGDEYFSYVQTEDGYLVVQDSLGVYYFADENGESSPVKAKNELARTDFDKSFLASLSKEGVKINYFKRNSGNVEKSRNERNAPAAWANLKKEQSNVPPVLRLPSPKGHSKGTNKFVVLMVYNDSQANLDLEEFGNMMNEVGYSKNGYVGSVRDYFTDQSMGKFVPTFDLYSVKLEKEFSSYSGFVSNNARLAEDAVASLLKTYPDFNAADYDADKDGKVDAVAVLFAGSRADAKIERGFQDYLGNIPAGNGKTFDNYIMFAQGDHVFASFIHEFSHSMGLRDHYCTGNRFDDCYGDYSSSGYNAPGAHSWDVMATGMYNGNEKVPAGYSAFERNFMGWLDYDALDLTIDVTSLASLPTSNKAYKIPVPNNSNEWYILENRQKSNKWDAELPGHGLLIWHIDYDSYSWSTITLNDKSYHQRIDVVEAGDLKVTDYYDGFYTRHLKDDPFPGSQNVTTYGPFKSWNGTDLGVSLYGIMEENDKVCFTTKDGVNVTTCDVPEQSSSSIAISSSSCDVSTCSGDVSSSSYAESSSSSVKSSSSVASSSSIVEEISSSSVESSSSVVESSSSVEVPSSSSEASSSSTSNYKIAGSLTQAVAQNSRIELISIEGITSYTRKTWNLYFLSIPDWLAYGDAKITGNVPGYLADGTYEETLIVNGETVVITLKVGKAASNSSSSAKSSSSSVVASSSSVVPSSSSVASSSSVASSSSIVEEISSSSVESSSSVVESSSSVEVPSSSSEASSSSTSNYKIAGSLTQAVAQNSRIELISIEGITSYTRKTWNLYFLSIPDWLAYGDAKITGNVPGYLADGTYEETLIVNGETVVITLKVGKAASNSSSSAKSSSSSVVASSSSVVPSSSSVASSSSVASSSSVATTYTIAGSMEQVVEVGGRVEPVTITGVTSYTRHSWNINFTQIPSDVSNGTVRIDDVIQSWAPVGTYVENLTINGEKVTFKLTVVRSVASPSYEPVLMNVSSSVVNARVNIGLDHSRLQIFAQGNERKNVAIFDMLGNKVFTESFYAENYNVDLKSFAGKVLVVRVTENGKLLKQNRITVK, encoded by the coding sequence ATGAACAGTTCTAAAATTACTACTGTTTTTTCCGTTGCGTTGCTCGGTTTAAACGCAGCATTTGCGGATCCCATGGATCCTAGGCCCTATACCTATGACAATCATGGTGAAACGGTTACGCTTCAGAATGTTGGAGACGAATACTTTAGCTATGTTCAAACAGAAGATGGCTATCTTGTCGTTCAAGATTCCCTAGGCGTGTATTATTTTGCCGATGAAAATGGCGAGTCTTCGCCTGTCAAGGCTAAGAATGAACTTGCTCGAACGGATTTTGATAAATCGTTCCTTGCAAGTCTTAGCAAGGAAGGTGTCAAGATAAATTATTTCAAACGCAATTCAGGCAATGTTGAAAAATCCAGAAATGAAAGGAATGCTCCGGCTGCCTGGGCGAATTTGAAGAAAGAGCAAAGCAACGTTCCCCCTGTTTTGCGATTGCCGTCCCCCAAGGGCCATTCCAAGGGTACCAATAAGTTTGTTGTGCTTATGGTGTATAATGACTCGCAGGCAAACTTGGACCTCGAAGAATTCGGAAACATGATGAATGAGGTCGGATATTCCAAGAATGGATACGTAGGCTCTGTTCGTGACTATTTCACGGATCAGTCCATGGGAAAATTCGTGCCGACGTTTGATCTGTATAGTGTAAAGCTGGAAAAAGAATTTTCTTCTTACAGCGGCTTTGTTTCCAACAATGCTCGTTTGGCGGAGGATGCCGTTGCGTCACTTCTGAAAACGTACCCTGATTTTAACGCTGCGGACTATGATGCTGATAAAGATGGCAAAGTCGATGCTGTTGCTGTGCTTTTTGCAGGTTCCAGAGCCGATGCCAAAATTGAACGCGGTTTTCAGGATTATCTTGGAAACATTCCCGCGGGAAATGGAAAGACCTTCGACAACTACATTATGTTTGCTCAGGGCGATCATGTCTTCGCATCTTTTATTCACGAATTTAGCCATTCCATGGGCCTGAGGGATCATTATTGCACAGGAAATAGATTCGATGATTGTTATGGCGATTACTCGTCTTCGGGATATAATGCTCCGGGTGCGCACAGTTGGGATGTGATGGCAACGGGGATGTACAATGGTAACGAGAAAGTTCCCGCTGGTTACAGCGCCTTTGAAAGAAATTTCATGGGGTGGTTGGACTATGACGCTTTGGATTTGACAATTGATGTCACTTCTCTTGCTTCTCTTCCGACATCCAATAAGGCCTATAAGATCCCTGTCCCGAATAATTCCAATGAATGGTATATTCTTGAAAACCGTCAGAAGAGTAACAAGTGGGATGCAGAATTGCCTGGTCATGGTTTGTTGATTTGGCACATTGATTATGATAGTTATAGTTGGTCGACAATTACATTAAATGATAAATCCTACCATCAACGTATTGATGTGGTTGAAGCTGGTGATTTGAAGGTGACGGATTATTACGATGGCTTCTACACGCGTCACTTGAAGGACGATCCCTTCCCTGGTTCTCAGAATGTGACTACCTATGGTCCTTTCAAGTCTTGGAATGGTACAGATCTTGGCGTGAGCTTGTATGGTATCATGGAGGAAAACGACAAGGTTTGCTTCACCACCAAGGATGGCGTGAATGTGACTACTTGTGATGTTCCTGAACAGTCTTCCTCTTCTATTGCAATCAGTTCCAGCAGCTGTGACGTATCCACTTGTTCCGGTGATGTATCCAGCAGCAGCTATGCGGAATCTTCAAGTTCCTCTGTGAAATCTTCCAGCTCTGTTGCAAGTTCCAGCAGCATTGTTGAAGAAATCTCCAGCAGTTCCGTGGAATCCTCTAGTAGCGTTGTAGAATCTAGCTCCAGCGTTGAAGTGCCCAGCTCCAGTTCTGAAGCTTCAAGTAGTTCTACATCGAATTACAAGATTGCAGGCTCCTTGACTCAGGCTGTTGCGCAGAATTCCCGCATCGAGCTGATCTCCATTGAGGGCATAACCTCTTATACCCGCAAAACATGGAACTTGTACTTCCTGAGCATTCCTGATTGGCTTGCGTATGGTGATGCAAAGATTACAGGAAATGTTCCTGGCTATCTTGCCGACGGTACCTATGAAGAAACTCTGATTGTCAATGGCGAAACGGTTGTCATTACCCTGAAGGTTGGCAAGGCCGCTTCCAACTCCAGCAGCTCCGCAAAATCCAGCTCCAGCAGCGTCGTGGCATCCAGCTCCAGCGTTGTGCCCAGCAGCAGTTCTGTGGCATCTTCCAGCTCTGTTGCAAGTTCCAGTAGCATTGTTGAAGAAATCTCCAGCAGTTCCGTGGAATCCTCTAGTAGCGTTGTAGAATCTAGCTCCAGCGTTGAAGTGCCCAGCTCCAGTTCTGAAGCTTCAAGTAGTTCTACATCGAATTACAAGATTGCAGGCTCCTTGACTCAGGCTGTTGCGCAGAATTCCCGCATCGAGCTGATCTCCATTGAGGGCATAACCTCTTATACCCGCAAAACATGGAACTTGTACTTCCTGAGCATTCCTGATTGGCTTGCGTATGGTGATGCAAAGATTACAGGAAATGTTCCTGGCTATCTTGCCGACGGTACCTATGAAGAAACTCTGATTGTCAATGGCGAAACGGTTGTCATTACCCTGAAGGTTGGCAAGGCCGCTTCCAACTCCAGCAGCTCCGCAAAATCCAGCTCCAGCAGCGTCGTGGCATCCAGCTCCAGCGTTGTGCCCAGCAGCAGTTCTGTGGCATCTTCCAGCTCTGTTGCAAGTTCCAGCAGTGTCGCAACAACCTATACCATTGCCGGTAGCATGGAGCAGGTCGTGGAAGTTGGCGGCAGGGTTGAACCGGTGACAATTACAGGCGTTACATCTTATACTCGCCACTCCTGGAATATCAACTTTACGCAGATTCCGTCAGATGTTTCTAATGGAACTGTTCGAATTGATGATGTAATCCAGTCCTGGGCTCCCGTGGGCACCTATGTTGAAAACTTGACCATCAATGGCGAGAAGGTTACTTTCAAATTGACTGTCGTGCGCTCGGTGGCGTCTCCCTCCTACGAACCGGTTTTAATGAATGTTTCGTCATCAGTGGTAAATGCTAGGGTGAATATTGGATTAGATCATTCTCGTCTTCAGATTTTTGCACAAGGAAATGAACGCAAGAATGTTGCCATCTTTGATATGTTGGGCAATAAGGTCTTTACGGAGAGTTTCTATGCAGAAAATTATAACGTAGACTTGAAATCCTTTGCCGGCAAGGTTCTTGTTGTTCGTGTTACTGAAAATGGTAAACTCCTGAAGCAGAACCGCATAACGGTAAAATGA
- a CDS encoding M6 family metalloprotease domain-containing protein, with the protein MRFRSVLYPLLMASLCATETFAYPQNPALYSVDNQGDSLTLRNVGDEHYSNTQTSDGYIVLQDSAGVYYYADENGSCSKVKAKNEKDRTAQDISFLKSLDREKVFSGHVKKNPDRFKRPAGEVVKPASWANLNQLEDDSAPAVLRFPSPSKHANGTNRFPVLLVSNSQTTNIDSASFHDLLNKEKYSAEAYSGSVRDYFTEQSGGKFVPTFDIYQVTVSNSFASYKDVEYKLIVEALNSLLSKYPNFNASLYDADNNGEIDALAVLYAGSESAAGNMGGFQYELQWNPCRQQNVGNGKRANRYFIINQQSSPFVVFIHEFSHTMGLKDHYCVRASDCYSDFTNTGYQAPGAHGWDVMATGMYNEVKNKGGGTYNPRRYNPPNYSAFEKVFMGWASYDSLDLQRDVISLPSWSSSNKAYKISIPNRPDEWFIIENRQQDNKWDATLPYHGMLIWHIDYNYTVWENDAMNDDKTHQRIDVVEAGNQLVTSYSDGFHAEHLKDDPFPGSQKVTSFDGFKSWAGTDLGIKLYGIMEDGYNVCFTTKSGVKVSSCAAKQDVASSSSEVVAESSSSSTVKSSSSKTVPSSSSEAMAKSSSSLVTSALHAVSLAQTVEMSMNGSVLEILSRAPGIKRVDIFDLQGNMIFRSIFDGGEFSMNLDRLLHLGVIVVRVSEGSRILGVKKVTSGN; encoded by the coding sequence ATGAGATTTAGGAGTGTTTTGTATCCGTTGTTGATGGCGTCGCTTTGTGCGACGGAAACATTTGCCTATCCTCAGAATCCTGCTTTGTACTCCGTGGACAATCAGGGTGATTCTCTAACACTTCGAAATGTCGGTGACGAACATTATAGCAACACCCAGACTTCTGATGGTTATATCGTTCTTCAGGATTCTGCCGGCGTCTATTACTATGCCGACGAAAACGGTTCCTGCTCCAAGGTCAAGGCGAAGAATGAAAAGGACCGTACCGCTCAAGACATTTCTTTTTTGAAGAGTCTCGACCGAGAAAAGGTTTTCTCCGGCCATGTCAAAAAGAATCCAGACCGTTTCAAACGTCCCGCTGGTGAAGTGGTGAAACCGGCTTCTTGGGCAAACCTGAATCAGCTTGAAGACGATTCCGCGCCTGCAGTTTTGAGATTTCCTTCACCAAGCAAGCATGCCAATGGTACAAACCGTTTTCCGGTCTTGCTTGTTTCCAATTCTCAAACCACAAACATTGATTCCGCGTCCTTCCATGATCTTTTGAACAAGGAAAAATATTCTGCAGAAGCATATTCTGGTTCTGTCCGCGATTATTTTACAGAACAGTCTGGTGGCAAGTTTGTCCCGACCTTTGATATTTACCAAGTGACCGTAAGCAACTCCTTTGCTAGCTACAAGGATGTTGAATATAAACTGATTGTGGAAGCGCTAAACAGCTTGCTAAGTAAGTACCCGAATTTTAATGCCTCCCTTTATGATGCGGATAACAATGGTGAAATTGACGCCTTGGCCGTGTTGTATGCAGGTTCGGAATCTGCTGCTGGTAATATGGGTGGGTTCCAATATGAACTTCAATGGAATCCGTGCCGCCAGCAAAATGTGGGCAATGGTAAACGTGCGAACAGATATTTTATAATCAACCAGCAAAGTTCTCCTTTTGTTGTGTTTATTCACGAATTTAGCCATACCATGGGGCTAAAGGATCATTACTGCGTTCGAGCCAGCGATTGCTATTCCGATTTTACCAATACGGGATACCAGGCTCCGGGGGCTCATGGCTGGGACGTGATGGCCACGGGAATGTACAATGAAGTGAAGAATAAGGGGGGTGGAACTTATAACCCGCGTCGTTACAATCCTCCAAACTACAGTGCTTTTGAAAAAGTGTTTATGGGCTGGGCTTCCTATGATTCTCTGGACTTGCAAAGAGATGTAATTTCTCTTCCGTCATGGTCTTCTTCCAATAAGGCCTACAAGATTTCTATTCCCAATCGTCCGGATGAATGGTTTATTATTGAAAACCGTCAGCAGGATAATAAGTGGGACGCAACATTGCCCTACCATGGTATGCTGATTTGGCATATTGACTATAACTATACCGTATGGGAAAATGATGCGATGAACGACGATAAAACCCATCAAAGAATTGATGTGGTGGAAGCAGGAAATCAATTAGTCACGAGTTATAGCGATGGATTTCATGCGGAACACTTAAAGGACGATCCATTTCCAGGAAGTCAGAAAGTTACCAGTTTTGATGGTTTCAAATCTTGGGCCGGAACGGATCTTGGAATAAAACTTTACGGCATTATGGAAGATGGCTACAATGTCTGTTTCACAACCAAGAGTGGCGTGAAGGTGTCGTCTTGCGCTGCGAAGCAGGACGTTGCATCTAGCAGTTCTGAGGTTGTTGCTGAAAGTTCCAGTTCCTCTACAGTAAAGTCCAGTAGTTCCAAGACTGTTCCTTCTAGCAGCTCCGAGGCTATGGCAAAAAGTTCAAGTTCTTTGGTAACAAGTGCCTTGCATGCTGTTTCCTTGGCCCAGACTGTTGAAATGAGTATGAATGGCTCTGTTCTTGAAATTCTATCCCGTGCTCCAGGGATAAAGCGGGTAGATATTTTCGACCTTCAGGGTAATATGATTTTTAGAAGCATCTTTGATGGTGGGGAGTTCTCGATGAATCTGGATCGCCTGCTTCATTTGGGTGTTATCGTAGTTCGTGTTTCTGAAGGAAGCCGAATCCTGGGCGTGAAAAAAGTGACGTCGGGTAACTAG
- a CDS encoding TIGR02147 family protein — protein MEKYIDIYQFTHFRKYLEEYQAVRVKAEPGFTRTEICNLLGMEKSRSYFADVLRGKKVSPRMVAKFIELCNLEKKEAKYFEVMVKVDQAKTDAIRKAAMEELLQMHPNPQNILNTDAYEYYNHWYNSALFAILDAMDVGDDLTPVQKRIFPKVTLGKLKESLDLLQRLGLARKNEEGFWKPTQESISSGPYNNAELIKQYQMQCFELSKQALMTPPKAPTIMSTLTFSISSNAYKELEEAVQEFKAKARQIISQDKDKADGVYQLNLHMFSNLENNGGK, from the coding sequence ATGGAAAAGTACATTGACATCTACCAGTTTACGCACTTCCGTAAATACCTGGAAGAATACCAGGCCGTCCGCGTCAAGGCCGAGCCCGGTTTTACCCGTACCGAAATTTGCAACCTTCTGGGCATGGAAAAGAGCCGCAGCTACTTTGCCGACGTGCTCCGCGGAAAGAAGGTGAGCCCCCGCATGGTGGCCAAGTTCATCGAGCTCTGCAATCTGGAAAAGAAGGAAGCCAAGTACTTTGAAGTCATGGTGAAAGTGGACCAGGCCAAGACCGACGCCATCCGCAAGGCCGCCATGGAAGAACTTCTGCAGATGCATCCGAACCCGCAGAACATTCTGAATACCGACGCCTACGAATATTACAACCATTGGTACAACAGCGCCCTTTTTGCCATCCTTGACGCCATGGACGTGGGCGACGACTTGACCCCGGTTCAAAAGAGAATTTTCCCCAAGGTGACTCTGGGCAAGCTGAAGGAATCACTGGATTTGCTGCAGCGTCTGGGTCTCGCCCGCAAGAACGAGGAAGGCTTCTGGAAGCCTACCCAGGAATCCATCAGCAGCGGCCCGTATAACAACGCGGAGCTGATCAAGCAGTACCAGATGCAGTGCTTTGAGCTTTCAAAGCAGGCGCTAATGACTCCGCCCAAGGCTCCGACAATCATGAGCACACTGACTTTCAGTATATCCAGCAACGCCTATAAGGAATTGGAGGAGGCGGTGCAGGAATTCAAAGCAAAGGCCCGCCAGATTATTTCACAGGACAAGGATAAGGCCGACGGCGTATACCAACTGAATTTGCATATGTTCTCAAATCTTGAGAACAACGGGGGTAAATAA
- a CDS encoding carboxypeptidase-like regulatory domain-containing protein: protein MKLRIMSYDLQKACGFIAGLSVASLSLASIVGCSDSSTASVWTETESGQQAANGDWLVDVESCSNSIPENIGKKNATKALLKSNVTTHCITYDRTYAMVSVQGTATDESGSPLKMARVRLSSFGGSGKETTTDDNGTYKFDNVVYKATYHGFAPLEEGEFEQVDDTTHVTYIDYKLLVASSDSTLASVHTINFKGYKRMGEGDSVYLEIPEQSAGKVTDITLPAKAFQKGDNACLDDIGVCHVITADEIEAGTFVMKNVPQGVYQKLCAIQTEKTSGGEEMVSMRCAMLSEPIIAKDAVDTLSFELPESALSQMDSLTDKSIEKILVPVKTSAEKPYIISGNSITKLVSAGSKDLYWAEISFSEANTASYVLFDEIPYFSRTSVFAAVESLADTTLVNSSAYWNRTYTGFSFKVKADGSEFEEAAVLLSTVDSTVAGLPKGYEILQCEAGSKSVCVRVYSGTDSVVTDTVVYGKANLLDGEEHIFSMAVVGNHLSVAVDGEILRDTDLKLGDSFPYYEGGNSFMNIGNVELRNFVMFDMPSRIRKGGESNWNRLKAWLITHQTFSK, encoded by the coding sequence ATGAAATTACGAATTATGAGTTACGATTTGCAGAAGGCTTGTGGTTTCATTGCTGGCTTAAGCGTTGCGAGTTTGAGTCTCGCAAGTATCGTGGGCTGTTCCGATTCCAGCACAGCAAGCGTATGGACCGAAACCGAGTCCGGCCAACAGGCTGCCAATGGCGACTGGCTTGTAGATGTTGAAAGCTGCAGCAACAGCATTCCAGAAAACATCGGGAAAAAGAATGCAACGAAAGCTTTGCTAAAATCCAACGTTACAACCCATTGCATCACCTACGACCGCACTTACGCCATGGTCAGTGTCCAGGGAACGGCCACGGATGAAAGCGGTTCCCCGTTGAAAATGGCCAGAGTCCGCCTGTCCAGTTTCGGAGGCTCCGGAAAAGAAACTACCACCGACGATAACGGAACCTACAAGTTCGATAACGTAGTCTACAAGGCCACCTACCACGGTTTCGCACCCCTTGAGGAAGGCGAGTTTGAGCAGGTTGACGACACCACCCACGTCACCTACATCGACTACAAGTTGCTGGTGGCTTCCAGCGACAGCACCCTGGCAAGCGTCCACACCATCAATTTCAAGGGCTACAAGCGCATGGGCGAAGGCGACAGCGTCTATCTTGAAATTCCTGAACAGTCCGCAGGCAAGGTAACAGACATCACCCTCCCCGCCAAGGCCTTCCAGAAGGGCGACAACGCTTGCCTGGACGACATCGGCGTTTGCCACGTGATTACCGCCGACGAAATTGAAGCGGGAACCTTCGTCATGAAAAACGTACCTCAGGGAGTTTACCAAAAGCTTTGTGCCATACAAACCGAAAAAACAAGTGGCGGCGAAGAAATGGTCTCCATGCGCTGCGCAATGTTAAGCGAACCCATCATTGCAAAGGATGCGGTAGACACCTTGAGTTTCGAGCTTCCGGAAAGTGCCCTCAGCCAGATGGATTCCCTGACAGACAAGTCCATCGAAAAAATTCTAGTTCCTGTAAAGACAAGCGCCGAAAAGCCCTACATCATCAGCGGCAACAGCATTACAAAGCTTGTTTCTGCAGGCAGCAAGGATCTTTACTGGGCCGAGATTTCTTTCAGCGAAGCGAACACTGCAAGCTACGTTCTCTTTGACGAAATCCCCTATTTCAGCAGAACCAGCGTTTTTGCAGCAGTGGAATCCCTGGCAGACACCACACTGGTCAACAGTTCCGCCTACTGGAACCGTACCTATACGGGATTCAGCTTCAAGGTCAAGGCCGACGGCAGCGAGTTCGAGGAAGCCGCGGTTCTCTTAAGCACCGTAGATTCAACAGTAGCAGGCCTTCCCAAGGGTTACGAAATTCTCCAGTGCGAGGCCGGTTCCAAGAGCGTATGCGTTCGCGTCTATAGCGGCACTGATTCCGTGGTAACAGATACGGTCGTCTACGGCAAGGCGAACCTGCTCGATGGCGAAGAGCACATCTTCTCCATGGCCGTGGTCGGAAACCACCTTTCTGTGGCTGTGGACGGCGAGATTCTTCGCGACACCGACTTAAAGTTGGGCGACAGTTTCCCCTATTACGAAGGCGGAAATTCCTTCATGAACATTGGCAATGTGGAACTAAGGAACTTCGTAATGTTCGACATGCCCAGCCGCATTAGGAAAGGCGGAGAAAGCAACTGGAACCGCCTGAAGGCCTGGCTTATCACCCATCAGACGTTCAGCAAATAG